A DNA window from Anaerocolumna sp. AGMB13020 contains the following coding sequences:
- a CDS encoding TrpB-like pyridoxal phosphate-dependent enzyme, with protein sequence MAKIPHRIYLTEEQMPTSWYNLRADMKELPEPMLNPATNQPATVEDLYPVFCEKLAKQEMDNTTRYIDIPEEIQEFYKMYRPSPLIRAYNLEKYLGTPAKIYYKFEGNNTSGSHKLNSAVAQAYYAKEQGLTSLTTETGAGQWGTALSEACAYYNIPLTVYMVKCSYEQKPFRRAIIETFDGKIYPSPSDTTNAGRAILAVDPDTTGSLGCAISEAVEKAVTTPGCRYVLGSVLNQVLLHQSIIGLESKKAMELIDEYPDIVIGCAGGGSNLGGLIAPFMQDKLTGKANPSIIAVEPASCPSFTRGKYAYDFCDTGKITPLAKMYTLGSGFVPSANHAGGLRYHGMSPILSKLYHDGYMEAVSVEQTKVFEAATLFAKQETILPAPESSHAILGAINEALKCKETGEAKTILFGLTGTGYFDMTAYNAYMSGKMTDYIPTDEDLAIGFNGLPKIPGIQ encoded by the coding sequence ATGGCAAAAATACCACACAGAATCTATCTTACCGAGGAGCAGATGCCCACCAGCTGGTATAATCTTCGCGCTGACATGAAGGAACTGCCGGAACCCATGTTAAATCCTGCTACGAATCAACCTGCTACTGTGGAGGATCTATATCCGGTCTTCTGCGAAAAACTGGCAAAACAGGAAATGGACAATACCACCCGCTATATTGATATCCCTGAAGAAATCCAGGAGTTTTATAAGATGTACCGGCCTTCTCCTTTGATCCGGGCTTACAATCTGGAGAAATACCTTGGAACGCCTGCAAAGATATATTATAAATTTGAAGGAAATAATACTTCCGGTAGCCATAAATTAAATTCTGCAGTTGCACAGGCTTATTACGCCAAAGAACAGGGACTGACCAGTCTGACTACAGAAACCGGTGCCGGACAATGGGGTACCGCCTTATCAGAAGCCTGCGCTTACTACAACATCCCGCTGACAGTTTATATGGTAAAGTGTTCCTATGAACAGAAGCCTTTCCGACGAGCAATCATTGAAACTTTTGACGGCAAGATATACCCAAGCCCCAGTGATACCACCAATGCCGGTCGTGCTATACTGGCAGTTGATCCTGATACCACAGGAAGCCTTGGCTGTGCCATCTCAGAGGCTGTGGAAAAGGCGGTTACGACTCCCGGCTGCCGTTATGTCTTAGGTTCCGTATTAAATCAGGTATTGCTCCATCAATCTATTATCGGCTTGGAGTCCAAGAAAGCAATGGAACTGATTGATGAATATCCGGATATCGTTATCGGCTGTGCCGGTGGTGGCTCCAATCTTGGTGGTCTTATAGCTCCTTTCATGCAGGATAAACTGACCGGAAAAGCCAATCCCAGCATAATTGCTGTGGAACCTGCTTCCTGCCCTTCCTTTACCAGAGGAAAATATGCTTATGACTTCTGTGACACAGGTAAAATCACACCATTGGCTAAGATGTATACTTTGGGAAGCGGTTTTGTTCCTTCTGCCAACCATGCGGGAGGCTTACGATACCACGGCATGTCTCCCATTCTGTCCAAATTGTATCATGATGGTTATATGGAGGCTGTTTCTGTGGAGCAGACGAAGGTATTCGAAGCAGCTACTCTCTTCGCCAAACAGGAGACTATCCTGCCGGCACCGGAATCTTCTCATGCTATTCTTGGTGCAATTAATGAAGCTCTAAAATGCAAGGAGACCGGAGAAGCTAAGACAATATTGTTCGGACTTACCGGAACAGGATATTTTGATATGACAGCCTATAATGCTTATATGAGTGGTAAGATGACGGATTATATACCGACAGACGAGGATTTAGCTATTGGTTTTAATGGATTGCCCAAGATTCCTGGGATACAGTAA
- a CDS encoding GTP pyrophosphokinase → MQQYKYNIQCDTLTPEQEFYQESYVFLEGAIIEVLSRLEIIRKYKLTKGLNDPIEHCKARIKSAESMKEKLKRKELSVTVSNALTQIFDAAGIRIICTFLDDIYWIVDMLKNQEDFEVIEEKDYIRNPKPNGYRSYHLILKVPLHLEDHIQNVYCELQIRTIAMDCWASLEHQMKYKKDITCPDMITAELKRCADEMASTDLNFQTILDMIKVNAMKL, encoded by the coding sequence ATGCAACAGTATAAATACAATATTCAATGTGATACACTAACACCGGAGCAGGAATTTTATCAGGAATCTTATGTCTTTTTAGAAGGTGCTATTATTGAAGTTCTTTCAAGACTTGAGATAATCCGTAAATATAAACTTACAAAAGGCTTAAATGATCCAATCGAGCACTGTAAGGCTAGAATAAAATCAGCAGAAAGTATGAAAGAGAAGCTTAAGCGAAAGGAACTATCAGTAACCGTAAGCAATGCGCTTACGCAAATATTTGATGCCGCAGGTATTCGTATTATTTGTACCTTTCTTGATGATATTTACTGGATTGTTGATATGTTAAAGAATCAGGAAGACTTTGAAGTAATCGAAGAGAAGGATTACATCAGAAATCCCAAGCCAAATGGCTATCGAAGTTATCATCTGATTCTTAAGGTACCTCTTCATTTAGAAGATCATATCCAGAATGTATATTGTGAGCTCCAGATAAGGACCATAGCAATGGATTGCTGGGCAAGTCTGGAACATCAGATGAAATACAAAAAGGATATAACCTGTCCGGACATGATAACAGCAGAATTAAAGCGATGTGCCGATGAGATGGCATCAACCGACTTAAATTTTCAAACTATTTTGGATATGATAAAGGTAAATGCCATGAAGCTGTAG
- a CDS encoding response regulator transcription factor gives MRILLAEDEKELSNALVAILKHNNYSVDPVYDGADALDYGLSENYDIIILDIMMPKLSGLEVLKKLRDKGIHTPILMLTAKAEIEDRITGLDLGADDYLSKPFAMGELLARIRAMGRRKSEFTPNIIGVGNVSLNKENYELTNDKASLRLGNKEYQMMEMLMVNPKRLISTEQFMERIWGYDAQAEINVVWVYISYLRKKLDSLEANVKIKAVRGVGYQLEVCEEAEND, from the coding sequence ATGAGAATACTTTTAGCAGAAGATGAAAAAGAACTGTCCAATGCACTGGTTGCCATACTTAAACATAATAATTATTCAGTAGATCCCGTATACGATGGGGCGGATGCCTTGGATTACGGATTATCAGAGAATTACGATATTATTATATTAGACATCATGATGCCGAAGTTAAGCGGCCTTGAAGTGTTAAAAAAACTCAGGGACAAGGGTATCCACACCCCAATACTAATGCTTACGGCAAAGGCTGAAATAGAAGACCGGATAACAGGGCTTGATTTAGGAGCAGATGATTATTTGAGCAAACCTTTTGCAATGGGAGAATTACTGGCTAGAATCCGTGCAATGGGCAGAAGAAAATCTGAGTTTACCCCTAACATCATTGGTGTGGGCAATGTGTCTCTGAATAAAGAGAACTATGAACTGACAAATGATAAGGCTTCTTTAAGGCTGGGCAATAAAGAATACCAGATGATGGAGATGCTTATGGTAAATCCGAAACGTCTGATTTCCACAGAGCAGTTTATGGAGCGTATCTGGGGATACGATGCTCAGGCAGAGATCAATGTTGTATGGGTATACATTTCCTACCTTAGAAAGAAGCTGGATTCCCTTGAAGCAAATGTAAAAATTAAAGCCGTAAGGGGAGTTGGCTATCAATTGGAGGTC